In one Oscillospiraceae bacterium genomic region, the following are encoded:
- a CDS encoding peptidase: MKRIAAAALMLLFLLAACSPAPEASPTPAAAPTPSPAPEPAPTQLASSPWLEDYNYFWDVIEENYPFYHAVKRITGNDLAKTREYYSAQAQEAESAQELYTILSRCDREFHGVGHFCVMDPDFYAYHMDRFQHNLGDPKTDYLYARISTPATLDFYNYTLPSTSIGSTSEAPSSNADSGNLHFTDFSQYKASCVSVRAMTGSWQNDDASVLVDYFRRLEAEGYTDCIVDIRGNGGGDTAYWTNNIVAPNISAPLFNTNYVLYKGSETASYFAACGITTLPIAELPVGELPALHPDDLDGITCYQHFSSGTVPTQDAPLFTGRFWLLVDTRNYSASEAFAVFCKGTGFATLVGTRTGGDGIGFNPLLTALPNSGIVFRFSVLNGLNPDGSCNEEYGTTPDIVIEDGQDALNVCLEAISAEK; encoded by the coding sequence ATGAAACGGATCGCCGCTGCCGCACTGATGCTGCTGTTCCTGCTCGCCGCCTGTTCCCCCGCGCCGGAGGCAAGCCCCACACCGGCCGCCGCGCCCACGCCCAGCCCCGCGCCGGAGCCCGCCCCCACGCAGCTGGCCTCCTCCCCCTGGCTGGAGGATTACAACTACTTCTGGGACGTGATCGAGGAGAACTACCCGTTTTACCACGCCGTGAAGCGTATTACGGGCAACGATTTGGCCAAGACGCGGGAATACTATTCGGCCCAGGCGCAGGAGGCCGAATCCGCACAGGAGCTGTATACCATACTGAGCCGTTGTGACAGGGAATTTCACGGTGTTGGGCACTTCTGCGTGATGGATCCCGACTTTTATGCCTACCATATGGATCGCTTTCAGCACAATTTGGGGGATCCGAAAACTGACTATCTCTATGCGCGCATCAGCACGCCCGCGACGCTCGATTTCTACAACTATACATTGCCGTCGACGTCTATAGGGAGCACCTCCGAGGCGCCGTCCTCCAACGCCGATTCCGGCAACCTCCATTTCACTGATTTTTCGCAGTACAAAGCCTCCTGCGTCTCTGTCCGCGCCATGACCGGGTCGTGGCAGAATGACGACGCCTCCGTGCTGGTGGACTACTTCCGCAGGCTGGAGGCGGAGGGCTATACCGACTGTATTGTGGACATCCGGGGCAATGGCGGCGGCGACACTGCATATTGGACAAATAACATCGTAGCCCCTAACATCTCCGCCCCTCTTTTTAATACTAATTATGTCCTTTATAAGGGATCTGAAACCGCCTCCTACTTTGCGGCGTGCGGGATAACGACCTTGCCAATTGCAGAGCTACCTGTGGGAGAGCTGCCGGCGCTGCACCCGGATGATCTGGATGGGATTACCTGCTACCAGCATTTTTCCAGCGGCACAGTACCCACCCAGGACGCACCGCTCTTCACGGGGCGTTTCTGGCTGCTGGTGGACACAAGAAACTATTCCGCCAGCGAGGCGTTCGCCGTCTTTTGCAAGGGGACCGGTTTTGCAACCCTCGTGGGCACTCGCACCGGAGGCGACGGCATCGGGTTCAATCCTCTGCTCACCGCCCTGCCCAACTCCGGTATCGTATTCCGCTTTTCAGTATTAAACGGCCTCAACCCGGACGGCAGCTGCAACGAGGAGTACGGCACCACGCCCGATATAGTGATTGAGGACGGACAGGACGCCCTGAACGTCTGCCTGGAGGCCATTTCTGCTGAAAAATGA
- the alaS gene encoding alanine--tRNA ligase gives MQPETYGVNELREMFLKFFETKGHLRLASFSLVPQNDASLLLINSGMAPMKPWFTGEQEPPRNRVCTCQKCIRTGDIENIGHTARHGTYFEMLGNFSFGDYFKRDAIRWAWEFLTSPEWVGLDPNRLYPSVFVGNETTPADDEAFEIWNKEIGIPAERIFKFGKEDNFWEHGSGPCGPCSEIYYDRGERYGCGKPGCTVGCECDRYMEVWNVVFSQFNSDGEGHYADLAQKNIDTGMGLERLAVACQDVNSLFDIDTMMSITNKVSEITHAHYGESVKTDVSLRVITDHIRSATFMICDGVLPSNEGRGYVLRRLLRRAARHGKLLGVSDPFLFEVCATVIEENRGHYPELLEKQDYITRVIKVEEENFAKTIDAGMHILDDLLQTHRAKGETTFSGADAFKLYDTYGFPIDLTREIAEEQGMAVDECAFKALMEEQKIRARKAREALGDLGWAGIEFGKDMPETKFVGYDRTSETGRVLAIVAGEELRDAAVAGVEAIVVLDQTPFYAEMGGQVGDHGTITTPNATFEVRDVQKNKGGKYMHYGVVVSGELKVGQTATAAIDVARRRAIARAHSATHLLDKALRTVLGDHVQQAGSLVEPDRLRFDFTHFSALTAQELGDISHMVNEAVLEGYGVHTDVLPIEEAKKRGAIALFGEKYGDLVRVVDMGGGYSVEFCGGTHLDNTAKVGLFHIVSEGSVASGVRRIEATTGEVSLKVMSQNQELLFQAASVFKASPGDLREKAEQTMGELKDLRHMVENFRAKDAMGDAGRFLMGARDVGGLKVLTATVPDADADRLRKMGDFMRDKDAGVVGVLSCVRDGKITFLAVCGKEAVAKGIKAGDIIRTVTAVCGGKGGGKPDSAMGGGSDVLKLDDALAVVDDFVAQKLGL, from the coding sequence ATGCAACCTGAAACGTACGGCGTAAACGAGCTGCGTGAGATGTTCCTCAAGTTTTTCGAGACTAAGGGCCATCTGCGCCTGGCCAGCTTCTCCCTCGTCCCCCAGAACGACGCGTCCCTGCTGCTCATCAATTCCGGCATGGCCCCCATGAAGCCCTGGTTCACCGGGGAGCAGGAGCCGCCCCGCAACCGGGTGTGCACCTGCCAGAAGTGCATCCGCACCGGCGACATCGAGAACATCGGCCACACCGCCCGCCACGGCACCTACTTCGAGATGCTGGGCAACTTCTCCTTCGGCGACTACTTCAAGCGCGACGCCATCCGCTGGGCCTGGGAGTTTCTGACCTCCCCGGAGTGGGTGGGCCTGGACCCCAACCGCCTCTACCCCTCGGTCTTTGTTGGCAACGAGACCACCCCCGCCGACGACGAGGCCTTTGAAATTTGGAACAAGGAGATCGGCATCCCCGCCGAGCGCATCTTCAAGTTCGGCAAGGAGGACAACTTCTGGGAGCACGGCTCCGGCCCCTGCGGCCCCTGCTCCGAGATCTACTACGACCGGGGCGAGCGGTACGGCTGCGGCAAGCCCGGCTGCACCGTGGGCTGCGAGTGCGACCGCTATATGGAGGTCTGGAACGTGGTCTTCTCCCAGTTCAACAGCGACGGGGAGGGCCACTACGCGGACCTGGCCCAGAAGAACATCGACACCGGCATGGGCCTGGAGCGGCTGGCCGTGGCCTGCCAGGACGTGAACTCCCTCTTCGACATCGACACCATGATGAGCATCACCAACAAGGTGTCCGAGATCACCCACGCCCACTACGGCGAGAGCGTCAAGACCGACGTGTCCCTGCGGGTGATCACCGACCACATCCGCTCGGCCACCTTCATGATCTGCGACGGCGTGCTGCCCTCCAACGAGGGCCGGGGCTACGTGCTGCGCCGCCTGCTGCGCCGGGCCGCCCGCCACGGCAAGCTGCTGGGCGTCAGCGACCCCTTCCTGTTCGAGGTGTGCGCCACCGTCATTGAGGAGAACCGGGGCCACTACCCGGAGCTTCTGGAGAAGCAGGACTATATTACCCGGGTCATCAAGGTGGAGGAGGAGAACTTCGCCAAGACCATCGACGCGGGTATGCATATCCTGGACGATCTGCTCCAGACCCACAGGGCCAAGGGCGAAACCACCTTCTCCGGCGCGGACGCCTTCAAGCTGTACGACACCTACGGCTTCCCCATCGACCTGACCCGCGAGATCGCCGAGGAACAGGGCATGGCCGTGGACGAGTGTGCCTTCAAGGCCCTGATGGAGGAGCAGAAGATCCGCGCCCGCAAGGCCCGCGAGGCCCTGGGCGACCTGGGCTGGGCGGGCATCGAGTTCGGCAAGGACATGCCCGAGACGAAGTTCGTGGGCTACGACCGCACCAGCGAGACCGGCAGGGTGCTGGCCATCGTGGCCGGCGAGGAGCTGCGCGACGCCGCCGTGGCGGGTGTGGAGGCCATCGTGGTGCTGGACCAGACCCCCTTCTACGCCGAGATGGGCGGCCAGGTGGGCGACCACGGCACCATCACCACCCCCAACGCCACCTTCGAGGTGCGGGACGTGCAGAAGAACAAGGGCGGCAAGTATATGCACTACGGCGTGGTTGTCTCCGGCGAGCTGAAGGTGGGGCAGACCGCCACCGCCGCCATCGACGTGGCGCGCCGCCGCGCCATCGCCCGCGCCCACTCCGCCACCCACCTGCTGGACAAGGCCCTGCGCACCGTGCTGGGCGACCATGTGCAGCAGGCCGGCTCCCTGGTGGAGCCCGACCGCCTGCGCTTCGACTTCACCCACTTCTCCGCGCTCACCGCCCAGGAGCTGGGCGACATCTCCCACATGGTCAACGAGGCCGTGCTGGAGGGCTACGGCGTGCACACCGACGTGCTGCCCATCGAAGAGGCCAAGAAGCGCGGCGCCATCGCCCTCTTCGGTGAGAAGTACGGCGATCTGGTCCGCGTGGTGGACATGGGCGGGGGCTACTCCGTGGAGTTCTGCGGCGGCACCCACCTGGACAACACCGCCAAGGTGGGCCTGTTCCACATCGTCAGCGAGGGATCCGTGGCCTCCGGCGTGCGCCGCATCGAGGCCACCACCGGCGAGGTCTCCCTCAAGGTCATGAGCCAGAACCAGGAGCTGCTGTTCCAGGCGGCCTCGGTCTTTAAGGCCAGCCCCGGCGATCTCCGGGAGAAGGCCGAGCAGACCATGGGCGAGCTGAAGGACCTGCGCCACATGGTGGAGAACTTCAGGGCCAAGGACGCCATGGGCGACGCGGGGCGCTTCCTCATGGGGGCCCGGGACGTGGGCGGCCTGAAGGTGCTCACCGCCACCGTGCCCGACGCGGACGCCGACCGCCTGCGCAAGATGGGCGACTTCATGCGGGATAAGGACGCCGGCGTGGTGGGCGTGCTCTCCTGCGTCCGGGACGGCAAGATCACCTTCCTGGCCGTGTGCGGCAAGGAGGCGGTTGCCAAGGGCATCAAGGCCGGGGACATCATCAGGACCGTCACCGCCGTGTGCGGCGGCAAGGGCGGCGGCAAGCCGGACTCCGCCATGGGCGGCGGCAGCGACGTGCTCAAGCTGGACGACGCGCTGGCCGTCGTGGACGACTTCGTGGCCCAGAAGCTGGGGCTGTAA
- a CDS encoding DtxR family transcriptional regulator gives MGLGESRENYLKSILILTKAKGSVRAVDLSHFMGLSKASVSIAVGRLRGEGYVAVGEEGALGLTEAGRAQAEAVYERYCFFAQKLTDLGVPVEQAHLDACRLEHAISEESFAAIRRASGYAFGG, from the coding sequence ATGGGGCTAGGGGAATCACGCGAGAATTACTTGAAGTCCATCCTGATCCTGACGAAGGCGAAGGGCTCCGTCCGCGCCGTGGATCTCTCCCACTTCATGGGCCTTTCAAAGGCGAGCGTCAGCATTGCGGTGGGCAGGCTGCGCGGGGAGGGGTACGTCGCCGTCGGGGAGGAGGGGGCGCTGGGGCTGACCGAGGCCGGGCGGGCGCAGGCGGAGGCCGTCTATGAGCGGTACTGCTTCTTTGCGCAGAAGCTGACGGATCTGGGCGTTCCGGTGGAGCAGGCGCATTTGGACGCCTGCAGGCTGGAGCACGCGATCAGCGAGGAGAGCTTTGCCGCCATCCGGCGGGCGAGCGGATACGCCTTCGGGGGATAG